The following proteins are co-located in the Macadamia integrifolia cultivar HAES 741 chromosome 3, SCU_Mint_v3, whole genome shotgun sequence genome:
- the LOC122072722 gene encoding transcription factor bHLH93-like — translation MELNEQGFLEELLSLRRETWDSLPASGMNEFFTHGWNLGCFDGNPGLVGPDSSSCGGFTISTEPGVDSSLNEVYYPFGDEFSQLLPDMVDSSSCEKGGYGTLPFPTSQEECPSSVMEDEEHSAALKNKLRKLEELQTGCKVEPVQTTDVPVFNMGLCLERKNRSKKVEGQPSKNLMAERRRRKRLNDRLSMLRSVVPKISKMDRTSILGDTIDYMKELLERIKGLQGEIEEGSDKLNLMDTFKELKPNEVLVRNTPKFDVERSNIDTRVEICCAGKPGLVLSTVTTLEALGLEIQQCVISCFSDFSMHASCSEEMEQRAIISSEDIKQALFRTAGYGGRCL, via the exons ATGGAACTCAATGAGCAGGGTTTCTTAGAGGAGCTATTATCCCTAAGAAGAGAGACTTGGGATAGTCTCCCTGCTTCAGGAATGAACGAGTTCTTCACCCATGGGTGGAACTTGGGTTGTTTCGATGGAAACCCAGGACTGGTCGGCCCTGATTCTTCCTCATGCGGTGGATTCACCATTTCGACTGAACCAGGCGTCGATTCTTCATTGAATGAAGTCTACTACCCATTTGGAGATGAATTCTCGCAGCTGCTTCCAGATATGGTGGATTCATCATCTTGTGAGAAAGGAGGATATGGTACATTGCCATTCCCGACCAGCCAGGAAGAATGCCCTTCCTCGGTCATGGAGGATGAAGAGCACAGTGCGGCCTTGAAGAATAAGCTTCGCAAATTGGAAGAGCTTCAGACAGGTTGTAAGGTGGAGCCAGTCCAAACCACTGATGTTCCTGTTTTCAACATGGGCTTATGTTTAGAGAGAAAGAATCGATCCAAGAAGGTAGAGGGTCAGCCTTCCAAGAATCTAATGGcagagaggaggagaaggaaaagaTTGAACGACCGCCTTTCCATGCTCAGATCAGTCGTTCCTAAAATAAGCAAG ATGGACAGAACATCCATACTTGGAGACACCATAGATTACATGAAAGAGCTCCTGGAAAGGATTAAGGGTTTGCAAGGGGAAATTGAGGAGGGTTCGGATAAGTTGAATCTGATGGACACATTCAAGGAGCTAAAACCAAATGAAGTCCTGGTTAGGAACACACCCAAG TTTGATGTGGAAAGGAGTAATATCGATACCAGGGTCGAGATTTGCTGCGCAGGGAAGCCTGGGTTAGTGCTATCAACGGTGACCACCTTAGAAGCTCTGGGCCTTGAGATTCAACAATGCGTCATAAGCTGTTTCAGTGATTTTTCTATGCATGCTTCTTGCTCTGAG GAGATGGAGCAGAGAGCAATAATAAGTTCTGAGGACATAAAGCAAGCATTGTTCAGAACTGCAGGTTATGGAGGGAGGTGCCTGTAG